The Nitrospira sp. genome window below encodes:
- a CDS encoding helix-turn-helix domain-containing protein, translated as MESVGEFFRQVRETKGLTVDEVASKTRIRADFVKALEDGNFAKLPDQVFARGFVRSYARSLGLDEEDAIHRFIQSAGSFYEKQDERERLKVRQVEEDRKRQANRKTVAIAIGLAVLTLIFLLSREQSAVFRQGAPEPASLAKRPAQAGKDLPEPSARGPEHAPETSKPSEVPAGLSKPTADTSPKQEANSTAVAVSKVEPGVVSAVSTASPGSDGPLAGLSLNGAVDRGDGQLVLDLEATELSWVVVQIDNGSPQESLLRPGEKSHWTGQDQFILTLGNAGGVKAELNGKPQKPFGPSGKVARDIVLKR; from the coding sequence ATGGAGTCGGTCGGCGAATTCTTCAGGCAAGTTCGGGAGACCAAGGGGTTGACGGTCGATGAGGTTGCGTCCAAGACCCGTATTCGTGCGGACTTCGTCAAGGCACTCGAAGACGGGAATTTTGCCAAGTTGCCGGACCAGGTCTTCGCTCGGGGATTTGTGCGGTCCTATGCACGCTCGCTGGGCCTTGATGAAGAGGATGCGATTCATCGGTTTATTCAGTCGGCCGGGTCGTTCTATGAGAAACAGGATGAACGTGAACGGCTGAAGGTTCGGCAGGTCGAGGAAGATCGCAAACGCCAAGCCAATCGAAAGACGGTCGCCATTGCGATCGGCCTTGCCGTGCTGACGTTAATCTTTCTCCTAAGCCGAGAACAATCCGCGGTGTTCCGTCAGGGCGCACCGGAACCAGCGTCCTTGGCGAAACGGCCGGCTCAAGCGGGCAAGGATCTGCCGGAACCGAGTGCCCGCGGACCGGAACATGCTCCAGAAACGTCGAAGCCAAGTGAGGTGCCTGCAGGTCTGTCAAAACCCACGGCGGACACGTCGCCCAAGCAGGAGGCAAACTCAACCGCTGTGGCGGTGTCCAAAGTTGAGCCCGGGGTGGTGTCCGCGGTTTCCACCGCATCCCCAGGCAGTGATGGTCCGCTGGCAGGGTTATCGTTGAACGGGGCTGTGGATCGGGGTGATGGACAGCTCGTTCTGGATTTAGAAGCCACGGAGTTGAGTTGGGTCGTCGTACAGATCGACAATGGCAGCCCTCAGGAATCACTGCTTCGGCCTGGTGAAAAGTCCCATTGGACGGGGCAGGATCAGTTCATCCTCACGCTTGGCAACGCCGGGGGAGTGAAAGCTGAATTAAACGGTAAACCTCAAAAGCCGTTTGGGCCCAGCGGCAAAGTGGCTCGCGACATTGTGTTGAAACGGTAG
- a CDS encoding sugar kinase: MGKLLVVGSVALDTVKTPFGEGTDILGGSATYFSTAASFFTSVALIAVVGEDFPQQHVAFLKSRGIDLTGLERRPGATFRWKGEYTHQLNEAHTLDTQLNVFETFRPQIPEAYCAPDVLFLGNIHPELQLDVLQKVQRPALVACDTMNFWINGQRDALWKVLEKVDVLIINDGEARALGQDSNLVKVAKLVLARGPKHLIVKRGEYGVLMFNEKQVFGAPAFPLEDVRDPTGAGDTFAGGFLGYLAATGNRSPEAMKQAIIFGSVMASFTVEAFSLDRLRILDYKEIQARFSEFKRLTHFEDI, from the coding sequence ATGGGGAAATTGCTCGTAGTCGGATCGGTTGCGCTCGATACAGTCAAAACGCCATTCGGCGAAGGAACCGACATCCTAGGAGGGTCGGCGACCTATTTCTCGACGGCCGCCAGTTTCTTTACATCGGTGGCGCTGATCGCCGTGGTCGGAGAAGACTTTCCGCAACAACATGTCGCGTTTCTCAAAAGTCGAGGAATTGACCTCACAGGCCTGGAGCGTCGTCCCGGAGCCACCTTTCGCTGGAAAGGAGAATATACCCATCAGCTGAACGAAGCCCATACCTTGGATACGCAGCTCAATGTCTTCGAGACGTTTCGCCCCCAAATCCCAGAAGCCTATTGCGCACCCGATGTCTTGTTTCTGGGAAATATTCATCCCGAGCTGCAACTCGATGTGCTGCAGAAAGTTCAGCGTCCGGCCCTTGTGGCGTGCGATACGATGAATTTCTGGATCAATGGGCAGCGAGACGCACTTTGGAAGGTGCTGGAGAAGGTCGATGTGCTGATCATCAACGACGGGGAGGCTCGAGCCTTGGGCCAAGACTCGAACTTAGTGAAAGTCGCCAAGCTCGTGCTTGCCCGAGGCCCCAAACACTTGATCGTGAAACGCGGAGAGTACGGGGTGTTGATGTTCAATGAGAAACAGGTGTTCGGTGCACCGGCATTTCCGCTCGAAGACGTCCGTGATCCGACCGGAGCGGGAGATACCTTTGCTGGAGGATTTCTCGGGTATTTGGCGGCAACCGGAAATCGCTCGCCCGAGGCGATGAAGCAGGCGATTATCTTCGGAAGCGTCATGGCGTCATTTACAGTAGAAGCCTTTAGTCTTGACCGATTGCGAATCCTGGATTACAAAGAGATTCAGGCTCGGTTCTCAGAATTCAAGCGGTTAACGCATTTTGAGGATATTTGA
- a CDS encoding cytochrome c has translation MGYLSKFLGISAAIMLLSVSVVGAEEKDPLKPRVPADQMAEAKGMKNPVDVTPESIAKGKALYEGKGTCFNCHGKAGDGQGEAGKILNPSPRDFTNCKFHKKRKDGELFWAIKNGSPGTGMVSLIPAAINEEEAWAIINYERSFCKKD, from the coding sequence ATGGGGTATCTGTCCAAGTTTTTGGGTATCAGTGCAGCGATTATGCTCCTCTCGGTTTCAGTGGTGGGAGCTGAAGAAAAAGACCCTTTGAAGCCACGTGTTCCGGCTGATCAGATGGCTGAGGCAAAAGGTATGAAGAATCCGGTCGATGTCACTCCGGAGAGCATTGCAAAAGGGAAGGCCTTGTATGAGGGGAAGGGCACCTGTTTCAATTGCCACGGCAAGGCTGGTGACGGACAGGGTGAAGCCGGCAAGATTTTGAATCCAAGCCCACGGGATTTCACCAATTGCAAGTTCCACAAGAAGCGGAAAGATGGCGAACTCTTCTGGGCCATCAAGAACGGCAGCCCCGGCACGGGTATGGTTTCATTGATCCCGGCTGCGATCAATGAGGAAGAAGCCTGGGCCATCATCAACTACGAGCGGAGCTTCTGTAAGAAGGATTAG
- a CDS encoding tetratricopeptide repeat protein: MVSVNSRCGQLNRCLVPVCVGALTIMTGCATDKEAVRKSQGHYQEGVASLPADRQRAFVSFQKSVQLNPANKESRYALGHVYVLQGKLPLAEEQFRAAIKIDESYSEAHTYLGQVLANQDRWDEAIVSYRQALANPLYPTPDLARFHLGRALAHQGDLHGSMEAFEDAASASPPSVPPAMTHLELGRVYYKLGYTTRAREVLKKVATMDEGGGLAEAASELLTRLK; the protein is encoded by the coding sequence ATGGTCAGCGTGAATAGTCGGTGCGGCCAACTGAATCGTTGTCTGGTGCCGGTGTGTGTAGGCGCCTTAACCATCATGACGGGATGTGCAACCGACAAGGAAGCGGTCCGCAAGTCGCAAGGGCATTATCAAGAAGGCGTCGCCAGTTTACCGGCAGATCGTCAACGGGCGTTTGTGTCATTTCAGAAGTCCGTCCAGTTGAACCCAGCGAACAAGGAGTCACGGTACGCGTTAGGGCATGTGTATGTCCTCCAGGGCAAGCTCCCCCTTGCGGAAGAGCAATTTCGGGCGGCCATCAAGATTGACGAATCGTATTCCGAAGCGCACACGTATCTCGGACAGGTCCTTGCGAACCAAGATCGGTGGGATGAAGCGATTGTGTCCTACAGACAGGCGCTCGCGAATCCCCTGTACCCGACTCCTGATTTGGCCAGATTTCATCTCGGTCGTGCGCTTGCACACCAGGGAGATCTGCACGGGTCCATGGAGGCGTTCGAGGATGCGGCCTCAGCCAGTCCTCCCAGCGTCCCTCCGGCAATGACCCATCTGGAGCTCGGACGGGTGTACTATAAATTGGGGTATACGACGCGAGCCCGGGAGGTCCTGAAGAAAGTCGCGACGATGGATGAGGGCGGGGGATTGGCAGAGGCGGCATCGGAACTGTTGACTCGATTGAAGTAG